The Methanoplanus sp. FWC-SCC4 genome has a window encoding:
- a CDS encoding manganese efflux pump MntP has product MSFFSVLAIAIGLSMDSFAVSVSAGTAKTLNKSEKFKNSLKLGTTFGFFQAFMPVIGWITGVQFQSFVISYAHWIAFILLSAIGCKMIFEALSDNGEDSGITGTISLNMLILLGIATSIDALAVGFSFAFLNEAILIPAIIIGIVTFSMSFAGVYLGEKFGEIMGERAEIIGGIILIVIGVKILLENL; this is encoded by the coding sequence ATGAGTTTTTTTTCTGTACTTGCAATTGCTATTGGTCTTTCAATGGATTCTTTTGCTGTTTCTGTCTCCGCAGGAACTGCAAAAACACTAAACAAATCTGAAAAATTTAAGAATTCACTGAAGCTTGGAACTACATTCGGATTTTTTCAGGCATTTATGCCAGTTATCGGGTGGATTACAGGTGTACAGTTTCAGTCTTTTGTAATTTCCTATGCCCACTGGATAGCATTTATATTATTATCAGCGATTGGTTGCAAGATGATATTTGAAGCATTATCTGATAATGGTGAGGATTCAGGAATTACTGGTACAATATCATTAAATATGCTGATACTTCTTGGAATTGCAACAAGCATTGATGCTCTTGCAGTTGGTTTTTCCTTTGCATTTTTAAACGAGGCGATATTAATACCAGCTATTATTATTGGCATAGTCACATTTTCAATGTCTTTTGCCGGAGTTTACCTGGGAGAAAAATTTGGTGAAATAATGGGTGAGAGGGCTGAAATTATTGGAGGGATTATCCTTATTGTCATTGGTGTAAAAATCCTGCTTGAAAATTTGTAG
- a CDS encoding GNAT family N-acetyltransferase: MSNDSIEILFVSEWPAEDIVELYRHGNWWEDEWDSEGIKPLISGSFIFAVAVLKDKRKAIGMGRVISDSVSDGYIQDLVVHRDFRGKGIGKKILNSLTEECKKRGLTWIGLIAEPDTEKFYKSEGFSVMKDHIPMLYGK, translated from the coding sequence ATGAGTAATGATTCAATTGAAATATTGTTTGTCAGCGAATGGCCGGCAGAGGATATTGTGGAACTTTACCGGCATGGAAACTGGTGGGAAGATGAATGGGACAGTGAAGGAATTAAACCTCTTATAAGTGGAAGTTTCATCTTTGCAGTTGCAGTATTAAAAGATAAAAGAAAGGCAATAGGAATGGGAAGAGTAATCTCAGACAGTGTTTCGGACGGATATATTCAGGACCTTGTGGTGCACAGGGATTTTCGTGGAAAAGGCATTGGTAAAAAAATTCTGAATTCACTTACTGAAGAATGCAAAAAGAGAGGCCTAACATGGATTGGACTCATTGCAGAACCGGATACCGAAAAATTTTACAAATCTGAAGGTTTTTCTGTAATGAAAGATCATATTCCAATGCTTTACGGGAAATGA
- a CDS encoding DUF2156 domain-containing protein, translating into MLDINDFKLVEISDYDFFKNFYTKYPRQHSDNSFTNMICWNDYATYKYLHINDAVIISSTIEGEISFRGPFGDYDDELLKDTLRLSKKYGSHLAYQIFDEYTKKRIEKIIPDIKINPDRDYYDYVYKTEILKDLPGKHFLSIRKHLNKFKRECDFSVEQISQDNLLEVNEFLIAWCKWKECKKNPILNYEKNATVYAVKHFKELKLSGIALRVKGNISAISIFEELNPTTVVIHYEKGLPDCEGNYKAVNNETAKFLYGKYEYINRESDLGVGGLRIAKMRYNPDHFAKVYFIRAEDIPDDL; encoded by the coding sequence ATGCTTGACATCAATGACTTCAAACTGGTAGAGATCAGTGATTACGACTTTTTTAAAAATTTTTATACAAAATATCCACGTCAGCACAGTGACAATTCTTTTACAAATATGATCTGCTGGAATGACTATGCCACATACAAGTATCTTCATATAAATGATGCAGTAATCATTTCAAGCACAATAGAAGGAGAAATTTCATTCAGAGGACCTTTTGGGGATTATGATGATGAACTGCTAAAAGACACGCTGAGGCTTTCAAAAAAATACGGTTCTCATCTTGCTTACCAGATATTTGATGAATATACAAAGAAAAGAATTGAAAAAATAATCCCGGATATTAAAATAAACCCGGACAGGGATTATTATGATTATGTATATAAAACTGAAATTCTAAAAGATCTCCCCGGAAAACATTTTCTTTCAATAAGAAAGCACCTAAATAAATTCAAAAGAGAATGCGACTTTTCTGTTGAACAAATATCACAGGATAACCTGCTTGAAGTCAACGAATTTTTGATAGCATGGTGTAAATGGAAGGAATGCAAAAAAAATCCAATCTTAAACTATGAAAAAAATGCAACTGTTTACGCAGTAAAGCATTTCAAAGAGCTTAAACTATCAGGAATTGCACTAAGAGTTAAAGGAAATATTTCGGCAATTTCAATTTTTGAGGAATTAAACCCTACAACAGTTGTTATTCATTACGAAAAGGGACTACCCGACTGTGAAGGGAACTATAAAGCAGTAAACAATGAAACTGCAAAATTCCTGTACGGAAAATATGAATATATTAATCGCGAATCCGATCTTGGTGTAGGCGGCCTTAGAATTGCAAAGATGAGATACAACCCTGATCACTTTGCAAAAGTTTACTTTATCAGGGCTGAAGATATCCCCGATGATCTGTAA
- a CDS encoding DUF1894 domain-containing protein, producing the protein MGCLDKLPYEILLRNSSFSECREYIKKNFKEIYEVKPGYKIFDVYIIGVPPITIGVDGNDLVFPYTKPCHGTFLVKVASDEEAARLRKNKK; encoded by the coding sequence ATGGGATGCTTAGACAAATTGCCTTATGAAATTTTACTTCGTAATTCAAGTTTTTCGGAGTGCAGGGAATATATAAAAAAGAACTTCAAAGAAATTTATGAAGTAAAACCAGGTTATAAAATATTTGACGTGTATATTATTGGTGTCCCGCCGATAACAATTGGTGTTGATGGAAATGATCTTGTTTTCCCATATACAAAACCGTGTCATGGTACATTTCTTGTGAAAGTGGCAAGTGATGAAGAAGCCGCAAGGTTAAGAAAAAACAAAAAATAA
- a CDS encoding aconitase X catalytic domain-containing protein, which produces MYLDKEDELILAGEYGETRQKMMEILVALGKVFGAEDLVPISSAQISGASYKTIGKWGLEWLNNLDAHVAVPSVLNPIGMPRENWEEIGISKEFADNQKEVINAYRRLGIKLECTCTPYYLNITNYGDHLAWSESSAVSYANSVLGARTNREGGPSALAAAMIGKTPNYGLHLFKNRMPGISIEVEKGEGVHANHYGAIGYLTGKLVGNKIPLFKDIRPSRDQLKALGAAMAASGAVALYHVKGITPETKLPTFSQDPSEVITIEQSEIDALFSDIDVDAVAVGCPHCSPDELAKLAMLLDGEKVKRPFYIFVAKGVKDANLQYVSKIEKSGARVIEDTCIVVSPAMDKFETVMVDSGKAYSYVPNMCGCNVRIGTTEECVRVAIS; this is translated from the coding sequence ATGTATCTTGACAAAGAAGACGAACTGATTTTAGCGGGTGAATACGGTGAAACACGCCAGAAAATGATGGAAATTCTGGTTGCACTGGGTAAGGTTTTCGGTGCTGAGGATCTTGTACCTATCTCAAGTGCCCAGATAAGTGGCGCATCTTACAAAACAATAGGAAAATGGGGGCTTGAATGGCTTAACAATCTTGATGCACATGTTGCTGTTCCGTCTGTACTAAACCCTATCGGCATGCCGCGGGAAAATTGGGAAGAAATAGGCATTTCAAAAGAATTTGCAGACAATCAAAAAGAAGTGATAAATGCGTACAGGAGACTTGGAATAAAATTAGAGTGCACCTGTACGCCATATTATCTAAATATTACAAATTATGGTGATCATCTTGCCTGGTCTGAGTCTTCTGCCGTATCCTATGCAAATTCCGTTTTGGGAGCAAGAACCAACAGGGAAGGCGGCCCATCTGCCCTTGCAGCGGCAATGATTGGAAAGACTCCTAATTATGGCCTGCATCTTTTTAAGAACAGGATGCCGGGAATTTCAATAGAGGTTGAAAAAGGCGAAGGTGTTCATGCAAATCATTACGGAGCTATCGGTTACCTTACCGGAAAACTTGTAGGTAACAAAATACCCCTCTTTAAGGACATAAGACCGTCAAGGGATCAGCTAAAGGCCCTTGGAGCTGCAATGGCGGCATCCGGGGCAGTTGCCCTTTATCATGTCAAAGGAATAACTCCTGAAACAAAGCTTCCTACTTTTTCACAGGATCCTTCCGAAGTAATTACGATTGAACAGTCTGAAATAGATGCACTTTTCTCTGATATTGATGTTGATGCTGTTGCTGTCGGATGCCCGCATTGTTCACCTGATGAACTTGCCAAACTAGCAATGCTGCTTGATGGTGAGAAGGTAAAAAGACCTTTTTATATTTTTGTTGCAAAGGGTGTGAAAGATGCAAACCTTCAATATGTTTCAAAGATCGAAAAAAGTGGTGCAAGGGTAATTGAGGATACCTGCATTGTAGTTTCTCCTGCGATGGATAAATTTGAAACAGTGATGGTGGATTCAGGAAAAGCATATTCATATGTTCCAAACATGTGCGGCTGTAATGTTAGAATCGGCACAACTGAGGAATGTGTCCGTGTTGCAATAAGCTAA
- a CDS encoding DUF1890 domain-containing protein, producing MGKLDNIESAVLVMGCPQVPVQTTAVLYIAYKLKQKGISVNIAGTPAARMLIKYADPESHYFDAIKDLDKTIGDIVEKREKYPLCFVFIHNDAGVSYATTMDSVMDSDVYPVIFGSNAEELSDEIKFECEKIVAVAAHNPKPLINSIDGVMKWDA from the coding sequence ATGGGAAAACTGGATAATATCGAATCTGCAGTTCTTGTAATGGGATGCCCCCAGGTACCTGTACAGACAACAGCAGTATTATACATAGCTTACAAATTAAAGCAAAAAGGAATCAGTGTTAATATTGCAGGTACGCCTGCTGCAAGAATGCTGATAAAGTATGCTGATCCTGAATCTCATTATTTTGATGCAATTAAGGATCTCGATAAAACGATAGGGGATATTGTAGAAAAACGTGAAAAATATCCTTTGTGCTTTGTTTTCATTCATAATGATGCAGGTGTATCTTACGCCACAACAATGGATTCTGTAATGGATTCAGATGTTTACCCTGTAATTTTCGGGAGTAATGCAGAAGAATTGTCAGATGAAATAAAATTTGAGTGTGAAAAAATTGTGGCTGTTGCAGCACATAATCCAAAACCGCTTATAAATTCTATTGACGGGGTGATGAAATGGGATGCTTAG
- the cbiQ gene encoding cobalt ECF transporter T component CbiQ translates to MIEELYSIERLALEKSIIHDLDSRVKIIVSFAAIIAMVAYPYTWDVWIPGGLFFAFFIIAWILSGLSFMTYLKRVFLILPFGIFIILFQIFFENRHYDVFTPVVDLPLGIHIYAESMEFAAILLVKFIVCISFIILLSSTTTMQDMLKGSRRLGLPSEFALIIGLMIRYLFVFAEIFGKVNNVFETRCFNAFDRRLPHKYRLRILSFAIGTLFIRSYEQGERTYISMLCRGYSKDSFLNVSKKSLKRNDLLFLATAMVYIIAIPVYAYFIL, encoded by the coding sequence ATGATTGAAGAACTCTACTCAATTGAAAGACTGGCTCTTGAAAAAAGTATAATCCATGATCTTGATTCAAGGGTAAAAATAATTGTTTCTTTTGCTGCAATCATAGCAATGGTGGCATATCCTTACACATGGGACGTATGGATCCCTGGCGGACTGTTTTTTGCATTTTTTATTATAGCATGGATATTATCAGGCCTCTCTTTTATGACATACCTAAAAAGAGTATTTCTGATTCTTCCTTTTGGAATATTTATAATATTATTTCAGATATTCTTTGAAAACAGGCACTATGATGTTTTTACGCCGGTTGTTGATCTGCCACTGGGTATCCATATATATGCAGAATCAATGGAATTTGCAGCTATACTGCTGGTTAAATTCATTGTGTGTATTTCTTTTATCATCCTGCTTTCTTCGACCACAACAATGCAGGATATGCTCAAAGGTTCAAGAAGACTTGGACTCCCTTCTGAATTTGCACTGATCATAGGACTTATGATTCGTTATCTCTTTGTTTTTGCAGAAATATTTGGCAAGGTAAATAATGTGTTTGAGACAAGATGCTTCAATGCATTTGACAGGAGACTTCCACACAAATACAGGCTTAGAATACTTTCATTTGCAATTGGAACACTTTTTATCAGATCATATGAACAGGGAGAGAGAACCTACATTAGTATGCTTTGCAGAGGATACAGCAAAGATTCATTTCTTAACGTAAGCAAAAAGAGCCTGAAAAGAAATGATTTGCTCTTCCTTGCAACAGCAATGGTGTACATAATTGCAATACCGGTTTACGCCTATTTTATACTTTAA